One Gloeobacter morelensis MG652769 DNA window includes the following coding sequences:
- a CDS encoding DUF2949 domain-containing protein — protein sequence METPAVETYLLTHRLLTEPQLVRARELVQLWQGSLPIVLWKLGLIDLNTFAILLEL from the coding sequence ATGGAAACGCCCGCAGTTGAAACCTATTTGCTCACCCATCGGCTTTTGACCGAGCCACAACTGGTGCGCGCCCGCGAACTGGTGCAACTGTGGCAGGGCAGCCTCCCCATCGTGCTCTGGAAATTGGGCCTCATCGACCTCAACACTTTTGCCATCCTGCTCGAACTCTAG
- a CDS encoding DUF4079 domain-containing protein, producing the protein MHLPSFLWLWKIAAWSMGLSLAVYAVLAASGLWVLTRRPGGRGGRAVRRLHLGAGVVLVSLTLLLLGIGVVGTLGRFGSLGHSPHLGSGLFVVALVSTCAWTARQMFRGRRWAKPLHLGAGSLLLVGFAAVLATGWQVVQKYLPP; encoded by the coding sequence ATGCACCTGCCCTCGTTTCTCTGGCTCTGGAAAATTGCGGCCTGGTCGATGGGCCTGTCGCTCGCGGTGTACGCCGTGCTGGCAGCGAGTGGCCTATGGGTATTGACCCGGCGCCCTGGAGGGCGCGGCGGACGGGCGGTGCGCCGATTGCATCTGGGGGCGGGGGTGGTCCTGGTGAGCCTGACTTTACTGCTGCTCGGCATTGGGGTGGTGGGTACCCTGGGCCGCTTCGGATCGCTCGGCCATTCTCCCCATCTGGGTTCTGGGCTTTTCGTGGTTGCCCTGGTGTCAACTTGCGCCTGGACCGCCCGGCAGATGTTTCGGGGCCGCCGTTGGGCAAAGCCTTTGCATCTGGGGGCGGGTAGCCTGTTGCTCGTGGGATTCGCTGCGGTGCTCGCCACCGGCTGGCAGGTCGTCCAGAAGTACCTGCCGCCTTGA
- a CDS encoding type IV pilus modification PilV family protein, with protein MRSAIRRPHGQRGFTLVEVLVATVLLALFLAALAPMLSAAALLRRQQELIAEATNLAQLEIEEIRRSWSALENRGLGSRQNVGGLVPTAMRDRLVPLPRPCVLSEVEYEGCKYPEPVPPGPLPLTASQNYPFDSDGYEVTSPDPSGEGADDLYLYDINREPPDSPRSAGFTMAGVRGPRTYRLQIFWGYAPGSATPAVALDDPQWYRQEVVRVVVRLYLAGKDGDLPVDGDGNPTRLTRAVRPLITARSEEVADTRSAANDPETPPVFSPLAPLAVLSADIARSYQ; from the coding sequence ATGCGCAGTGCAATTAGACGCCCGCACGGGCAGCGGGGTTTTACGCTCGTGGAGGTGCTGGTGGCGACGGTGCTGCTGGCGCTGTTTCTGGCGGCGCTCGCCCCGATGCTCTCAGCTGCCGCCCTGCTGCGCAGGCAACAGGAACTGATCGCAGAGGCCACCAATCTCGCCCAACTCGAAATCGAAGAAATTCGCCGCTCCTGGTCGGCCCTCGAAAACCGTGGGCTGGGCTCCCGTCAGAATGTGGGCGGCCTGGTACCCACCGCCATGCGCGACCGGCTCGTGCCGCTACCGCGGCCCTGCGTCCTGAGTGAAGTCGAGTACGAAGGCTGCAAGTACCCCGAACCGGTTCCCCCAGGACCGCTGCCGCTCACGGCCTCCCAGAACTACCCCTTCGACTCCGACGGTTACGAAGTGACCAGTCCGGACCCGAGCGGCGAAGGGGCGGACGATCTCTATCTGTACGACATCAACCGCGAGCCGCCCGACTCGCCGCGCTCGGCGGGCTTCACCATGGCGGGGGTGCGCGGCCCGAGAACCTATCGGTTGCAGATCTTCTGGGGCTACGCTCCCGGCTCCGCCACCCCCGCCGTCGCCTTAGACGATCCCCAGTGGTACCGGCAGGAGGTGGTGCGGGTGGTGGTGCGCCTCTATCTGGCGGGCAAGGACGGCGATTTGCCGGTGGACGGCGACGGCAACCCGACCCGGCTCACCCGGGCGGTGCGGCCTTTGATCACCGCGCGCAGCGAGGAGGTGGCCGACACCCGCTCTGCCGCCAACGACCCGGAGACCCCGCCGGTATTTAGCCCCCTCGCCCCGCTGGCCGTTCTGAGCGCCGATATCGCCAGGAGCTACCAGTGA
- a CDS encoding prepilin-type N-terminal cleavage/methylation domain-containing protein, which produces MRRLALGFTLLELVIVMALVGLLASFGAVSAYGLLQSRRFDSGVQELALAARKARTRALESSETYTFEFSLHDPDRNADPDDPPDHYALYRGAERPAVPDWRPLPQRIWIYRTSVPGPPYRWTFDERGTVSPSQIGTVVLQDGDQLDASLAAATDLPGYLRSRASNPNGASRGVIMNTYLGKISVVSVGTL; this is translated from the coding sequence GTGAGACGCCTGGCCCTCGGCTTTACGCTGCTCGAACTGGTGATCGTCATGGCCCTGGTCGGTTTGCTCGCCAGTTTCGGAGCGGTGTCGGCCTACGGCCTGTTGCAGTCGCGCCGCTTCGACAGCGGCGTGCAGGAATTGGCCCTGGCCGCCCGCAAGGCCCGCACCCGCGCCCTCGAATCGTCGGAGACCTACACGTTCGAATTCAGCCTGCACGACCCGGACCGCAACGCCGATCCCGACGATCCGCCGGATCACTACGCGCTTTACCGGGGCGCTGAGCGTCCGGCTGTACCCGATTGGCGGCCTTTGCCCCAGCGCATCTGGATCTACCGCACCAGCGTTCCGGGACCGCCCTACCGCTGGACCTTCGACGAGCGCGGCACGGTGAGCCCCTCCCAGATCGGCACCGTTGTACTTCAGGACGGCGACCAGCTCGATGCTAGCCTCGCAGCAGCCACAGATCTGCCCGGCTACCTGCGCAGCCGCGCGAGCAACCCCAACGGCGCGAGCCGGGGGGTGATCATGAATACCTATCTGGGCAAGATCAGCGTCGTCTCGGTGGGAACGCTCTGA
- a CDS encoding PilW family protein, producing MRNRRGLTLLELLIAAVIGLLLVGAVTYTFTSFGKNALVENAVSDVQMDLHSALGLMTDELRQARYIYNTDPESSATDRLRLEPVSPTLATEETTLASANFDKSRLVQANSPGFRILLAFWVPTVAGTGRLGERASPAGRGTPLAFNLDSGALTAWGSANSIPAYNLIVYYVTDPPPGSAWNGPRILERWESEPVPIRYDEFAQAENSTRFLDLATFDATAAPPVDGVFLRNLPPADGASFALADFLDADKGIEVRYLSAQTVQISLRGSLAGSQADRYLAATDSTAQTYLRENAGDALDFTTTVVARNVCTANAICVKDP from the coding sequence ATGCGCAACCGCCGCGGCCTGACCTTGCTCGAACTGTTGATTGCGGCGGTGATTGGTCTGTTGCTGGTGGGGGCTGTGACCTACACTTTCACCAGCTTCGGCAAAAATGCCCTGGTTGAAAATGCCGTAAGCGACGTGCAGATGGATCTGCACAGCGCCCTCGGATTGATGACCGACGAATTGCGCCAGGCCCGCTATATCTACAACACCGACCCTGAAAGCAGTGCTACTGATCGTTTGCGCCTTGAGCCGGTCAGCCCGACGCTCGCCACCGAGGAGACGACGCTCGCTTCTGCGAATTTTGACAAAAGCCGGTTGGTGCAGGCCAACTCACCCGGCTTTCGGATCTTGCTGGCTTTCTGGGTGCCCACGGTGGCAGGCACGGGCCGCCTCGGGGAGCGCGCCTCTCCCGCGGGCCGGGGAACACCGCTCGCTTTCAACCTCGATAGCGGTGCTCTGACCGCCTGGGGCTCCGCCAATTCGATTCCGGCCTACAACCTGATCGTCTACTACGTCACCGACCCGCCGCCCGGTTCCGCCTGGAATGGCCCGCGCATCCTCGAGCGCTGGGAATCGGAACCTGTACCGATCCGCTACGACGAATTTGCCCAGGCAGAAAATTCCACCCGCTTCCTTGACCTTGCCACCTTCGATGCTACCGCTGCTCCGCCGGTGGACGGCGTGTTCCTGCGCAACCTGCCGCCGGCCGATGGGGCAAGTTTCGCCCTTGCCGATTTTCTCGATGCCGACAAGGGAATCGAGGTCCGGTACCTGAGCGCCCAGACCGTGCAAATCAGCCTGCGGGGCAGCCTCGCAGGCAGCCAGGCCGATCGCTATCTAGCTGCCACCGATTCGACGGCCCAGACGTACTTGCGCGAGAATGCGGGCGACGCCCTCGACTTTACGACCACCGTCGTCGCCCGAAACGTCTGCACCGCCAACGCCATCTGTGTGAAAGATCCCTGA
- a CDS encoding general stress protein, with the protein METPREPLTSLPPDLMERGTLAGLFVDRRSAEAAIVDLDANGFNLDTLGVALAERQEQRELINATGTQTVEEAAEGGSGVLGTIVNLVSPREPALADKLVELLTGMGIPEAEARHFEQGVARGSTLVTVQALGVRVTDALAILNRHGADVGFAVSPEAFLPSSSNPPDSTGLDLAGG; encoded by the coding sequence ATGGAGACACCCCGCGAGCCGTTGACTTCGTTGCCCCCCGATCTGATGGAACGGGGCACGCTGGCCGGATTATTTGTGGACCGGCGCAGCGCTGAAGCCGCCATCGTCGATCTCGACGCGAACGGTTTCAACCTCGATACGCTTGGGGTGGCGCTCGCCGAGCGGCAGGAACAGCGCGAACTGATCAACGCGACCGGTACGCAGACGGTCGAAGAAGCCGCCGAGGGTGGCAGCGGCGTCCTCGGCACCATCGTCAATCTGGTGAGTCCCCGCGAGCCCGCCCTTGCGGATAAGTTGGTGGAACTGCTCACGGGTATGGGCATCCCTGAGGCGGAGGCAAGGCATTTCGAGCAGGGAGTTGCCCGAGGTTCCACCCTGGTCACAGTGCAGGCGCTCGGGGTTCGCGTCACCGACGCACTGGCCATCTTGAACCGTCACGGCGCGGATGTGGGTTTTGCGGTAAGCCCGGAGGCGTTCTTGCCATCCAGCAGCAACCCGCCCGACAGCACCGGGCTTGACCTGGCAGGCGGCTGA
- a CDS encoding VOC family protein, translating into MAVKRIVANIAADQVEQAAAFYADVLGLHLVMDQGWIMTFAANAQSAPQISIASEGGSGTPVPDLSIEVDDLDEVHQRVVAKGLKVEYGPTREPWAVRRFYVRDPFGRLLNILVHE; encoded by the coding sequence ATGGCAGTAAAGCGCATTGTAGCTAACATCGCAGCTGACCAGGTTGAGCAGGCTGCTGCCTTCTATGCAGACGTTCTCGGATTGCACTTGGTCATGGACCAAGGCTGGATCATGACGTTCGCCGCCAACGCTCAATCTGCGCCGCAGATCAGCATCGCCAGCGAGGGCGGATCGGGAACTCCCGTGCCGGACCTGTCGATCGAAGTGGACGACCTTGACGAGGTCCATCAGCGGGTCGTCGCTAAAGGGCTGAAGGTTGAATATGGCCCGACGCGGGAGCCGTGGGCAGTACGACGTTTCTACGTTCGTGACCCGTTTGGCCGCCTGCTCAACATTCTGGTCCACGAATAG
- a CDS encoding VOC family protein has protein sequence MGNPVVYFEIGCRDSSKTAAFFAQMFGWDGLPEGPAVSIRTGSEAGIQGMINSLGHEPYNYVTFYVQVEDLQVALDKAESLGGKACVPPMEVPGSGHFAWMSDPEGNTIGLWKPLQP, from the coding sequence ATGGGTAACCCTGTTGTCTATTTCGAGATCGGCTGCCGCGACAGCAGCAAGACCGCCGCATTTTTCGCGCAGATGTTCGGCTGGGACGGATTGCCCGAAGGCCCGGCAGTGAGCATCCGCACCGGCAGCGAGGCAGGTATCCAGGGCATGATCAACTCCCTCGGCCACGAACCCTACAATTACGTAACCTTTTACGTACAGGTCGAAGATCTGCAGGTTGCTCTCGACAAGGCCGAGTCCCTCGGAGGCAAGGCCTGCGTCCCGCCGATGGAGGTGCCCGGCAGCGGTCACTTCGCCTGGATGAGCGATCCCGAAGGCAATACTATCGGTCTCTGGAAACCGCTTCAGCCGTAG
- a CDS encoding DUF29 domain-containing protein has protein sequence MDTETRKRAGYDEDFHAWAFEQATLLREGRLDKLDLENLAEELESLGRFERRALESRLEVLIVHLLL, from the coding sequence GTGGACACCGAAACCCGCAAACGTGCCGGCTACGACGAGGACTTCCATGCCTGGGCGTTTGAGCAGGCAACGCTTTTGCGCGAAGGTCGCCTGGACAAGCTGGATCTTGAAAACCTCGCCGAGGAGTTGGAAAGCTTGGGCAGATTCGAACGCCGAGCGCTCGAAAGCCGGTTGGAGGTATTGATTGTGCATTTGCTTCTCTAA
- a CDS encoding AraC family transcriptional regulator — MRLSFIRERLAMDVLDQLLFDLRQESCLFCRLEATEPFRIQKSASTVAPFYAVLAGKARIETANNAHDLNEGDFLVLPSGEPHELTGADCASAPPVALVSLLAEAGVEPWEPGMRYRSIVRLQHGGGGSQSVILVGIFSFGDPRRNPLLTALPPVLVIRGATDCNRSWLKMTLNAIAEELAEEQPGANLVIAKLADLLFMQSLRAYLAMGSHNSVGWMRGIMDPLVGRAISCMHAAPERRWTLQALAEEAGCSRAVFAQRFSALVGQGAICYLTAWRMHVAAGLLLDGTGNIGTVAGRVGYRSEAAFSIAFKRWAGISPSGYRLMMLRAQT, encoded by the coding sequence GTGCGTCTGTCTTTCATTCGCGAGCGTCTTGCTATGGATGTACTCGATCAGCTTCTCTTTGATCTGCGCCAGGAAAGCTGCCTCTTCTGCCGGCTGGAGGCAACCGAGCCTTTTCGCATTCAGAAAAGCGCGAGTACTGTCGCACCGTTCTACGCAGTGCTCGCTGGCAAGGCCCGCATCGAGACCGCGAACAACGCTCACGACCTAAACGAAGGAGACTTCCTGGTGCTGCCAAGCGGAGAGCCTCATGAGCTTACCGGTGCCGACTGCGCAAGTGCACCTCCGGTTGCGCTCGTATCGCTGCTCGCCGAGGCGGGCGTCGAGCCATGGGAGCCCGGTATGCGTTATCGAAGCATAGTCCGCCTCCAGCATGGCGGCGGCGGCTCGCAAAGCGTGATCCTCGTTGGCATCTTCTCCTTCGGTGACCCACGCAGAAACCCTCTACTCACCGCATTGCCACCTGTGCTTGTCATCCGTGGCGCAACGGACTGCAATAGATCGTGGTTGAAGATGACCCTAAACGCCATAGCGGAGGAGCTTGCGGAGGAGCAGCCAGGAGCAAATCTGGTGATAGCTAAACTCGCCGACCTGCTCTTTATGCAGTCTCTGCGCGCGTACCTGGCTATGGGCTCTCACAATTCCGTCGGCTGGATGCGCGGCATCATGGACCCTCTTGTCGGGCGTGCCATCTCTTGCATGCACGCTGCACCGGAGCGCCGCTGGACATTGCAGGCGCTTGCCGAAGAGGCGGGCTGTTCGAGAGCCGTCTTCGCGCAGCGATTCAGCGCTCTGGTAGGCCAGGGAGCTATTTGCTATTTGACCGCGTGGCGCATGCACGTCGCTGCCGGTCTGCTGCTCGATGGAACCGGCAACATTGGAACCGTGGCCGGCCGAGTGGGTTACCGATCAGAAGCAGCCTTCTCAATCGCATTCAAGCGCTGGGCCGGGATCTCACCCAGTGGATATCGCCTGATGATGCTTCGTGCTCAAACGTGA
- a CDS encoding SDR family oxidoreductase yields MRIFVTGATGYIGGVVTERALAEGHAVYGLSRNEEGDAKLRALGATPVRGELASLDVLRQESAQAEAVLHLAYIHDWGMDYAEILRIDAAAVDALGEPLHGTDKALVITSGTAFVDPDPAGGETTEDSPLSRTFVLKDRIRSERHALRLSESGVRVSAIRLPPYVYGRGGSTFVPMLMQMAVKAGESVYVDDGHMRTSDVHVDDAATLFLLAAREAKAGDVFNGTGSTTVTLRELAEAIGAALKLPVRSVSREEAEALWGQFLTAFVQFENRPSNRKAVQQLGWQPQGIDMLTDIRSGSYGELAEKLRQG; encoded by the coding sequence ATGCGGATATTTGTCACTGGGGCGACCGGGTATATCGGTGGCGTTGTAACGGAGCGAGCGCTCGCTGAAGGTCACGCGGTATACGGGTTGTCGCGCAATGAAGAAGGTGATGCGAAATTGAGAGCGCTGGGTGCGACTCCAGTGCGCGGAGAGCTGGCCAGCCTGGACGTACTTCGGCAGGAGAGCGCCCAAGCTGAGGCTGTGTTGCACCTGGCCTATATTCACGACTGGGGCATGGACTACGCGGAGATTCTGCGCATTGATGCGGCGGCGGTGGACGCATTGGGCGAGCCTTTACACGGAACCGACAAGGCATTGGTGATCACCTCAGGTACGGCGTTCGTTGACCCGGATCCGGCGGGTGGTGAGACCACGGAGGATTCACCACTGTCGCGAACCTTCGTCCTGAAAGACCGCATCCGTTCTGAGCGTCACGCACTGCGCCTGAGCGAAAGTGGTGTCCGGGTGAGTGCGATTCGTCTGCCTCCTTATGTCTACGGACGCGGCGGCAGCACCTTTGTGCCGATGCTGATGCAGATGGCTGTCAAGGCCGGCGAGTCCGTCTACGTCGATGATGGACATATGCGCACCTCAGATGTGCACGTGGATGATGCGGCGACGCTGTTTCTGCTCGCTGCGAGAGAGGCGAAAGCCGGTGACGTCTTCAACGGCACCGGATCGACAACCGTCACCTTACGGGAGTTGGCCGAAGCGATCGGAGCGGCACTGAAACTTCCAGTGCGCTCAGTCAGCCGCGAAGAGGCGGAGGCACTATGGGGCCAGTTCCTGACGGCGTTTGTTCAATTCGAAAACCGGCCGTCTAATCGCAAAGCAGTTCAGCAACTGGGATGGCAGCCACAAGGAATCGATATGCTCACGGATATCCGATCAGGGTCGTATGGGGAGCTGGCGGAAAAACTGCGGCAGGGCTAA
- a CDS encoding DUF2993 domain-containing protein, producing MAEQGQGPAERALNRAVELGIENTLQEVESVEVNVRTDPLKAIAGKADSVSVQGQGLVIDAQLRVETLEVQSDGLTVEPLAALFGKLKLREAVNTTARVVLTEADINRLLASSSVRGNLQNLATRADGQTVNVAVDVLHIHLHQSGRLQLTVELLLHESGRRERLTLAATPCPGERESSLCLQDVRVQFGHIALALLDLKPGEDELAVEAEVHFDPESRDDTSAGVDIRSGSLAFARIRLPHVERALARVLLPLAGINGLLASPWVQGNLQMLALQLGERSIAGAIEQLAMRLQPGLLELEGIFCEAKAARRTPLKLQAATCAGSGALNFLHLRLGAATLAIGIETCKVEAGKLTLGLAIHPSPPPD from the coding sequence GTGGCAGAGCAAGGGCAAGGACCGGCGGAGCGGGCGCTCAACCGGGCGGTGGAACTGGGCATCGAGAACACCTTGCAGGAGGTCGAATCGGTGGAGGTGAACGTTCGGACCGATCCGCTCAAAGCGATTGCCGGCAAGGCCGACTCCGTCTCCGTACAGGGTCAGGGCCTGGTGATCGACGCGCAACTGCGCGTCGAAACACTGGAAGTGCAAAGCGACGGCCTGACGGTCGAGCCGCTCGCAGCGCTGTTCGGCAAGCTGAAGTTGCGCGAGGCGGTTAATACCACCGCCCGGGTGGTGCTCACCGAGGCGGACATCAACCGGCTGCTCGCCTCGTCCTCGGTGCGGGGCAACCTCCAGAATCTGGCGACCCGCGCCGACGGGCAGACGGTGAACGTGGCGGTCGATGTGCTCCACATCCATCTGCACCAGAGCGGCCGGCTGCAACTAACAGTCGAACTGCTGCTGCACGAATCCGGCCGACGCGAGCGGTTGACCCTGGCAGCTACACCCTGCCCCGGCGAACGGGAAAGTAGCCTGTGTCTTCAGGATGTGCGCGTGCAGTTCGGCCACATCGCGCTGGCGTTGCTCGATCTCAAGCCTGGCGAGGACGAACTGGCGGTCGAGGCCGAGGTGCATTTCGACCCAGAATCGCGCGACGATACCAGCGCCGGGGTCGATATCCGCTCCGGCAGCCTTGCGTTTGCCCGTATCCGGCTTCCCCATGTCGAGCGTGCCCTGGCCCGCGTGCTGCTGCCGCTTGCGGGCATCAACGGTTTACTCGCCTCCCCCTGGGTACAGGGCAATTTGCAGATGCTCGCGCTACAGCTCGGGGAGCGTTCAATTGCAGGTGCAATCGAACAACTCGCGATGCGCCTCCAACCCGGCTTGCTGGAGCTGGAAGGCATATTTTGCGAGGCGAAGGCTGCCAGGCGCACTCCTTTGAAACTCCAGGCAGCCACCTGTGCGGGTAGCGGGGCGCTGAATTTTTTGCACCTGCGCCTCGGCGCGGCCACACTCGCAATCGGTATCGAGACTTGCAAAGTGGAGGCCGGCAAGCTTACCCTTGGCCTGGCGATTCACCCTTCGCCCCCGCCGGACTGA
- a CDS encoding Uma2 family endonuclease: MLTAALPQTGEQRIWLEGISWETFGRLLDELAESRAIRLAYDQGVLEIMSPLNIHEKIKKLIARFIEAWADEMDIAVEGIGSWTLRRPDLARAIEPDECYYIAHQAEILGVERIDLQVSPPPDLAVEVDVSSSSRVRLAIYRRLGIPEVWTWRGQGLIVQHLIDGEYVEADYSRVLPGFAVQQLNSLVLRGLEIGQSAAVREFKQQIRARANP, from the coding sequence ATGTTGACGGCGGCACTACCGCAGACAGGCGAGCAACGCATCTGGCTGGAGGGAATCAGCTGGGAGACTTTTGGGCGGCTCCTTGACGAGTTGGCAGAAAGCCGGGCAATCCGCCTGGCCTATGACCAGGGGGTGCTGGAGATCATGAGTCCTCTCAACATCCACGAAAAAATCAAAAAACTGATCGCGCGATTTATCGAAGCCTGGGCTGACGAGATGGACATTGCGGTGGAAGGCATAGGCTCGTGGACCCTGCGTAGGCCGGATCTGGCCAGAGCGATCGAACCCGACGAGTGTTACTACATAGCGCACCAGGCAGAGATTCTCGGCGTCGAGCGCATCGATTTGCAGGTGAGCCCGCCGCCGGACCTGGCAGTCGAAGTGGATGTTTCCAGCTCCTCGCGTGTGCGTCTGGCGATTTACCGGCGGCTGGGGATACCGGAGGTATGGACTTGGCGCGGCCAGGGATTGATCGTCCAGCACCTAATAGACGGAGAGTACGTCGAGGCGGACTACAGCCGGGTGCTGCCGGGTTTTGCGGTGCAACAACTGAATAGCCTGGTGTTGCGTGGGCTGGAAATTGGACAATCCGCCGCTGTGCGCGAGTTCAAGCAGCAAATCCGCGCGCGCGCGAACCCCTGA
- a CDS encoding Bax inhibitor-1 family protein — MYSYPDASGLNRQREQRASNLPGAFAAMGISLALTGAVSWWAAALPGIDAWFWPLLIVQLGLLLAIGTVRSWSKNADNLSLILLFVFAVVEGLVLAPITAIYLATSVGQAVVLKALAAAGATFGAGAIYGWTTKRDLSNLGSILIMAVLGIVISSLLNVFWLKSPVTDLVISWMTVIVFTAFTAYDLNIARDNRFGQTAGQIALSLYLNFLNLFLAFLRIFGGGSRD; from the coding sequence ATGTACAGTTACCCCGACGCTTCCGGCCTCAACAGACAGCGGGAGCAGCGCGCCTCCAACCTGCCCGGGGCGTTTGCGGCGATGGGCATCTCCCTCGCCCTCACCGGAGCGGTCTCCTGGTGGGCGGCCGCCCTGCCCGGCATCGACGCCTGGTTTTGGCCGCTGTTGATTGTGCAGCTCGGCCTGCTGCTGGCGATTGGCACTGTCCGTTCCTGGTCAAAAAACGCTGACAATCTCTCGCTAATTTTGCTATTTGTCTTTGCTGTCGTCGAAGGTCTGGTCCTTGCCCCGATCACGGCCATCTATCTGGCCACCAGCGTCGGGCAGGCGGTCGTGCTCAAGGCCCTGGCGGCGGCGGGCGCCACCTTCGGCGCCGGTGCCATCTACGGCTGGACGACCAAGCGGGATTTGAGCAACCTGGGCAGTATCTTGATCATGGCGGTGCTGGGCATCGTCATCTCTTCGCTGCTCAATGTCTTCTGGCTGAAGTCACCCGTGACCGACCTGGTGATCTCCTGGATGACGGTGATCGTCTTCACGGCCTTCACCGCCTACGACCTCAACATTGCCCGCGACAACCGCTTCGGCCAGACCGCCGGCCAGATCGCCTTGAGCCTCTATCTCAACTTTTTGAATCTGTTTTTGGCGTTCCTGCGCATCTTCGGCGGCGGCAGCCGCGACTGA
- the xth gene encoding exodeoxyribonuclease III yields MSNLTVATWNVNSINVRLGGVCAWLSAHRPEVLCLQETKVPDERFPVAAFEALGYAVAFAGQKAYNGVAIVSRKPITAVHRGLPGDEAEAPRRLIAATVEGTQIINVYVPNGSEVGSEKFAYKLLWLERLRQYLHADFDPKEAVLLCGDFNIAPEERDVWDPKAVAGKVLFHPDEHAALERIRTWGFIDAFRLHSLEAGQFSWWDYRAAAFRRNLGMRIDHIWVSGPLAERCSACWIDAQPRAQPSPSDHVPVAASFC; encoded by the coding sequence ATGTCCAACCTGACCGTCGCCACCTGGAACGTCAATTCGATCAATGTCCGCCTGGGGGGGGTATGCGCCTGGCTTTCGGCACACCGGCCGGAGGTGCTCTGCCTGCAGGAGACGAAGGTGCCGGATGAACGCTTTCCGGTCGCCGCCTTTGAAGCGCTGGGCTACGCAGTCGCCTTCGCGGGCCAAAAAGCTTACAACGGGGTCGCTATTGTCAGCCGCAAACCCATCACCGCCGTGCACCGCGGTCTGCCCGGCGACGAGGCGGAGGCCCCGCGTAGGCTGATCGCCGCCACCGTCGAGGGCACCCAGATTATCAACGTCTACGTCCCGAACGGTTCGGAGGTGGGTTCCGAAAAATTCGCCTACAAGCTGCTCTGGCTGGAGCGCCTGCGCCAGTACTTGCACGCCGACTTCGATCCAAAAGAAGCGGTGCTATTGTGCGGAGATTTCAATATCGCTCCAGAGGAGCGCGACGTCTGGGATCCCAAGGCGGTGGCAGGGAAGGTACTTTTTCATCCCGACGAGCACGCCGCCCTGGAGCGCATTCGCACCTGGGGTTTTATCGACGCTTTTCGCCTGCACTCGCTGGAAGCGGGTCAATTCAGCTGGTGGGACTACCGGGCGGCGGCTTTTCGGCGCAACCTCGGTATGCGCATCGACCACATCTGGGTGAGCGGCCCGCTTGCCGAGCGCTGCTCCGCCTGCTGGATCGACGCGCAACCGCGCGCCCAACCCTCGCCCTCCGACCACGTACCGGTGGCGGCCAGCTTTTGTTAG
- a CDS encoding nuclear transport factor 2 family protein yields MDEREAVLGANAAFYRAFEKRDIEAMAAVWSQGAVSLCIHPGRPALRGWSAVRQSWEQIFKVTAYIEIETEVLACEVQGTLAYLVLVEQVLQAAGGQSASAQSMATNVFERLGGSWYLLHHHGSPIRR; encoded by the coding sequence ATGGACGAGCGCGAGGCGGTACTGGGCGCGAACGCTGCATTTTATCGGGCGTTTGAGAAGCGCGACATAGAGGCGATGGCTGCTGTCTGGTCACAGGGCGCGGTGAGTCTCTGCATCCACCCCGGCCGGCCGGCGCTGCGCGGCTGGAGTGCGGTTCGCCAGTCGTGGGAGCAAATTTTTAAAGTCACTGCCTACATCGAAATCGAAACGGAAGTCCTCGCCTGTGAAGTGCAGGGGACACTCGCCTACCTCGTTCTGGTGGAGCAGGTACTGCAGGCGGCGGGCGGGCAGAGTGCCAGCGCGCAGTCGATGGCGACCAACGTCTTCGAGCGTCTAGGCGGATCCTGGTACCTGTTGCACCACCACGGCAGCCCTATCCGCCGCTAG